Within the Dryobates pubescens isolate bDryPub1 chromosome 25, bDryPub1.pri, whole genome shotgun sequence genome, the region gctctaAGGATTCAATCCACCTCACAAATTCAAGACGTTGGTATAAACgatcaaaaaaaaaccccccatgCAATTAAAgtagttgttgttttgggtgggttttaaCCATTCCATAAAAGTGTAACACAGATGCCAAGAAAACGTTGCACAAAACTTCAGAGAAAGGTTTTATCCTCTTACCTCATAAATTccaaaggacagaaaaaaaaaaagaaagaaagaaagaaagaaaatggaccTAGGCAGTTGGGTAACACTGCCTGAGCGTTTTCCTGGTTCAGAGTGTTATGTAAAATATTAAATGCCCTTGAATTGGGCTAACCAGGTTAGCAGCAAAATGCCAACACAGCATACAGCGAATAAGGTGGTTACGGTGGGCGTTAGGCAGTAACAGGCAAttcccaacagaaaaaaatgaaggaagaatAATGGCATGTAGCAGAAGCCACCAGACCTAGAGCCGGACATTAACCTAATGCCACACAGGCGCTTCACCTCGCAGAGCTGTCGGCTGAAGGTACCCGGCCGCTACCAAGGGGGATTTCGGAGGAAAACCCTGGCGGGCAGCGCCGGGCCCTGCGCGCCGCGGCGGCGAACCCCGGCCGGAGCTCTGTCAGCGAGGGCGGCACACCCTGGGCCTGCCAGGGCGCCGGCACCGGGGCTGCGGGACCAGGCCGGGAACAGGGCTGGCCGAGACCGGGGCTCCGCGGCGCCCCCGCCCCTCTGCGATCCCCTCCCGCCTCGCTCGGTTCAGACGGGCGGCAGCGGCTCCGGCCTGCCAGCCGCCCTCGGGCGCGGCCTCGGCCCGCTCCCCCCGCGCTCACGGCCGCCGTCCGGCCCCGACTCCCCCAGCCCTCCGTCACTAGTCTGGACCCGCTCGGCTCACCCGCGGGTCTCGCCGCTCCCCCGCGGCAGCCCCGAGCCGCGGAGCCGCCGCACTGCCAGCGGGCGCCGTCACCTGACCGCCCGGAAGCCCGGCCCTGGCGGAAGGgacctgcctcctgcctgccgcccgccgccgcgccgGGCCGCGGGGCCGCGTTCCGCCTGCGTGGCGCTGCCGCCGCGGGGCTCCCGCTGCTTCCCCCCGGCCCTCGGTCCAGACCCTCCGGCCTGTTGTTACCACAGCCGGGGAACCCGTTCGCTGCGAACCGCTGGGGTTGGAGGTGCGTTCGGTCACCACCGAAACCGCGGCTCGGGTCCTGCGTGGAATTCTTAGCTCCGTTTCCATTGCAGACTTGCTGCCTGCTCACCGTGAGGTGCTGTGAGGGCCGCGTCCAAACGTCTGCCTCTGGAAAGAGCAGAAACTTCATATTGCCAGCGGCAGCAAATGTTGAGCCCAggcagggaaggcaaagaggTGACAGCGGTAAGGGGGAAAGCATCGCTCGAGTGTATGTACAGAGACCAGGATCTGAGCAGGAGCACCTCTGGGATGGGCACAGGGAGCTTTATGAGGGTATTCACACGACTGTAAGAAACCACAGAGACAGAGAGGGGCaaaaggcagggagaggagttGACTTGGTCAACTGGGTCAGAGCTCAGGAAGGTGACTGAACAAGGTACCTCTGAAGAAGGGCTTTGCCCCAACTCTGAGAGCACCCCACTAGTCCTGAGGACACAGAGGCACAAAATTGCTTGTTGATTTATACAGTGGAGGATGGGTGAATCCTGAGGTCCCTAAGCCTTATGAGGGAACAGCTCTGTTAAGAAACAGAGGGAGGTTAATGCCAAGGGACCCTagcagaaagaaaccaaagagaTCTGGGTACTGACAAATGGCCTGAGGCTGCATGGCTCTAGTGTGGAGGTTGGAACAGGCAAGTCACAAAGTGCTCAgtctctgcccagagaggttgtggcatccccttctctggagactttccaaccccagctggatgtgttcttgtgtgacctgccctgggtgatcctgctttggtaggagttggacttgatctttggaggtcccttcctaccattctgtgataaaaaGCTGTACTGAGCCTTCCTACTGCTTTCAATAGCGTGCAGGCTTGGCAAAACCCACATCAAAGTAGTCATCATCCAGCAGCCTTGCTGGAATTGCCACATGCACTGATGTGTCACACTGATGAAGATGGTACCTGAAAATGCTAGTGGCTGTGTCACTAGGACACACATTGTGAAGCTGTCCTACCCCACACTGCAGTGTACCTGCTTCCACAAAGCAGGCTATCTTTTTGCAGCAAGATGCAAAAGCAGCAGGGtttggcacagcttcagattCAGGCAGAAATTTGCCATGCAGTATCGGATGAATGAGAGGTTAACAAGCCCCAGAGGTACAAATGGTATCCTCCAGATGCTGATTAAAAACAAGGATAAGCCTGTGAAATTTGGACTGGCTTAGGTTACCATCTAGGTCTACAGGCAAAAGAATTTCAGTATAAAAACTAGAAAAGGGTTGATTTCTGGTAGCAGAATCATGAGAGTAAGTAATGCTCAGAACAGTCTCTTTTTGTTCTGGTATCACCTAACTAAAGCAACCTGAACAGCAATACAGCATAGCCAGGGACTATTTTTTTTGCTGCCCAGTGATAATTGTAACGTTTTCAATTCTAAAAATGGAATTTCATTCCTATGCATTTCTAGAACAATTTATTTACTGTTCTGCACATAGAAAgtggtttctttttaaaatggaaaagatccagagaaaggcaatgagtaAGATTGGATGAATGGAAAGGGTGAGATGCAAGATAAGGATGAAAATGCTAATCTTGTTTACAACTAAGGTTAACAGGATGGGAAGAGAGTTTAAAACAGTAGGTCAGCTGGAGAATTCACataaggctctgaggagaccttattgtgaccttccagtatctgaagtgggctacaagaaagctggggagagacttgctagggtgtcaggtaatgaaaGATAATGAATGGAGCAAAatgagaagtggggagattcagattgggtgttaggaagaagttcttccccatgagggtggtgagagactggcacaggttgcccagggaggtggtggaagcctcactcctggaagtttttaaggctggatgtggctctgagcaacctgatgtagtgagaggtgtccctgcctatggcaggggggttggaactggatgatccttgaggtcctttccaaacctgacagttctatgattcagatTTACTGCCCTTGGCAAATAATAATGACACTGAATGGCAATAGCATGTGATGCCAGCGAATGCTTTTGTTGCTGAAGCTAAGAAATCAGCTTTCAAAAGGCCATATATCAAAAGCATAGTGGGAGCAGAAATGCCTTTTCTATCCTTGGGTATTCTAATATTGCTGTGCAAGTCATTCTTTGGTGTAGCTGGCAACTGGGTAGAGAGAAGTCTTGTGCCCTGGTTTCCAGTCCATTCTCATGGTATGCATAAGAACAAACTATTGTGATTGAGCCACTTTTTTGTGATCTAAGTCACATAATGTTGGTATTTGTGGTACACACAAACTCCCTCCTAAAATTCTTGATTATGGAAGACATACACCTATGAGGAATCCAAACTCTTGAACTTACTAGTATTTTTTCTCATCAGTTCTCCCCAGTTTACTTGTATTTTCAACTCAATTGTTGAAAACCCAATCACTGTGTGATTCCGTTTCAGAATACTCTTTCTTCCTTGAAATTTCCATGCCTGATTTCCTGTCTGTGGCCTTTTGGCTTTGTTCAGTGAGAGCCCTTTCCAAGGGCTTCTGCTCGTTTCACTTTTGTTTTCAGTACCACACCAGCAAGGTGGGAGACCATATTTCTGGGGTGTGACAGGAGTTCCTCAGAGATCTTTTCTCTAGAAACTGATATATTTCAAGGAGCAGGCCCAGGAGAACACTGAACTTTGCCTGATCTGTTTGAGTGAAGCAGGCTTTGAAGCATCTGGCACTTGACATCTGTGAAAGCAAGTAACTGAGCTGAAACACGGCTGCAGTCTGTCACAGGAATCCCCATGCCTCTTAACAGTCAGGTCAGAACAGTGTCATTAAGCCACGATGAAAGATCCACCGAGGCAAGCTGAGTAAGAGCACTAAGCAAAACATCTCCCATGGGGGGGAGCTGAGGTAAAATATTGTGTCTTTCTGGAAGTCAATTTGTTATTCTTGGAACTTGCCATTCCATATTCATGGACAGAACAGTTTCATGGGCCAAGGAcatgtgttttctttcccttgccAGAAGCAGGGGAATTAGATGCTTAGCCCAAGATATGTTGTAGGTATCTTAAtgaatcttctcttttctcGCCTTCTTTTGAGAAATAACTTTCTGCAGCAGATGGATCCCATTGTGTCTTATGTTTTCATGGTAGATTTCTGTGCTGTCTCCAACATCAGAATGCCTGActctccacagcagcagtgcagtcaGGGACACTGCCATCTCAGAGACATCACCAGATGTGGGAAAGCACTCAGGATTTTATTCCAGGTGCTCACAGTTCCTCTAGCTTTATCCTTTAATGATAAGCATTCTCTTTCTCTATGaacactgcagaggaggttattcagcaacaaacacaaaaccaagccaTGTTTGTTTTCAGTAATTTCCCATCCGTGGGCActgcccttcccagcagcacaaaCCATGAGAATGAGTGGTGGGAAACAGCAGTTGGGCCACACAGGTCCCCTGGTTGCCCTTCGGGGGTTTCTCAGCAGGGCTAGCACTGGCAGCActgtctgccctgctccactctggtacAGATGCCCAGTGCAAACTTTCCCTTTGCGTGGTATCTCATAGGTCTGCATACGACGCCCAGCTCCTCGCAGCTGCTTCCATTCGTGTCCTGAGGCTTCCTCGGGTTTGGGGAAGGCCTGGCCTGCAGCCCGCAGCGCACCGTCGCTGCTCTGCTTTTCCCGAGGGCGCAGCCTTCACCTGGCCCCTTTCGCGGAGAAGCGAAGCAGCTGCGCCTGGAGAGCCCCGGAGATGCCCGTGGTAGCCGTGAGCGGCTGCCGCGTTTCCCGCGTAAGGCCGCCGCCCCAGCACGGCCGGGCCGCGCCGCAGCCCTCAGCGCCGGGCACCGAGCCCCGGCGCGGCCGCGCCGCTGCCCTCAGCGCCGGGCACCGAGCCCCGGCGCAGGCCGCGCCGCAGCCCTCAGCGCCGGGCACCGAGCCCCGGCGCGGCCGCTCAGCGCCGGACTGCCGCTCCCGGCGCGCCCCGCGCCTGCCCTCCCCTCAAGATGGCGGCGCCCAGAGGCAGCTCCGGCTCGGACACCGATTCGGACAGCAGCGGCGAGGCGGCAGCACGGCTCCGGGAGGCCGCCTGGGACTGCGCTGCGCAGGCAGCGGCGGTGCGGACGGAGCGGCGGTGCGGTGAGGCTCGGCTCGGCGGCGAGGCTCGGCGGCGTGCCCTACCCTTCCTTGCGCTCTGAGCTCGGCTCCTtcgcagctcctcctgccccgcCACTGTCCCAGCGCAGCGGTGGTCGGGCGGGCCCAGCTCTCGGTCGCGGGGCTGTTTCGGGAGTCCGGGTTGGCTCTGGGAGAGGAGCTcggcctggccctgctggcggCCGGTTGTGCCGCGGCGCTGCGCGACCTCTTGCCAGGGCCAGAGCCCTTTCCCGGGCAGGGCGTCTGCTGGGGCCTGGCCGGTGGGAAGCTGCCCCTCAACTCTTTTCCTCGGCAGGCTGGCGCGGATTGCCTTCCAGGCCCGATCCGTTATGCTGCTGAAGCACGTATGCCCGAAGTGAGGCTAAGGAGGGCTCTTTTAAACTTGCCTTTGCTTCTTCCTTTGTCAGGTGGCTCAACAAAGGACCGGTTACAgtctgctcagcccagcctaAGGTATTTTTACTTCTGGTTTCACATACAGGTTTCACTGAAGGGGAAAGATAACGTCTGTTGTGTTTGTGCTCCTTACAGTTAATACTTACTactagcagggcctgttgggttTTAGAAATTAGCCCAACCCTAATCTGAAGTGATGCTGAAATCTGGAAAAGGAAATGTGTTAAAGTACATTTCTCATCCCTTGAGCAGTGGGGGGAGATAGAAGTTGAAAACCTATCACTGCTGTCAGTTCCAGCATTAGTTCAGCTGTCAGGAATGTCCCAACTCTGCAAGTGTCCTTATGGAGGGATTAGTACAGCTACATGTTAAAATATATACTTTTCTTCAAAAAATGTTAGAGTTGCAAAGGCAAGCACTCCtaagctggaaagcagcagctgagttaGGAGCcttgcagtgcagctgctgctgtcctaaGTTTGCAGCTTTTCTCTAGGCTCAGCTTTGAAAGCTGTCAGCCAGGCAAATGAATCAAAGTCACTCTCCTGAAACAGATTTTGCATGAATTGTGGCAGCATACACAGGGACTGTGTCTAAGAGAAGGAGCATCCAGGCACCATGCAGCTATTTCAGTGAGAAAAAGCATTCAGTTACTGTGATGGAAAGGGCTTAATAACATTTACCTGGCTCTTGGGAATGGAACTGTTGCTACTGAGCTGTTTTTCCCTCTTAGCAGTCTTCCATATCAAGTGTGAGCTGATTACTAGAGGCTAGGAGATTTTACAATCCCTTGGCTCCTGTTGGGGTAAGAGCACCAGATGATATCAGCCTTGAAAGAGATAATCATATTCTTACTTTAAACAGGCGTGAGGTGAATGGTCATGGTGATGATGGAAACGAGCTACAGACAACACCAGAGTTCAGAGCACATGTTGCAAAGAAACTGGGAGCAATGCTAGACAGGTATTGGCACACAATCCTAAAGGAGTTTGTTCTGGggatgtaatgggttggggcagatcccctccccaccacaggcagaaataacgactcagacaaacggattgcaaaagtgatgaaagtttaaatagaaagcagtgaatgttacagaaaacccaaagcgcagtgacaaagaaagatcccatccccacctgagggtgcatccaaaacccccagggctccttcttccccctccctctgctgggctagtctcagctggccaggcctgagactgcccatctccctgtggccttgggcccaatcaggcccatggccgggagatctctcccccagttaccaagtctcggagagggaaggaaaaagaaggagccCATGCTTTTGTGTGCTGAAAATGGGAAATTCAGGATCATTTAAAGGCTGTCATGAGAATCTTTCATTTATGCTTATGACCTAAACCAGTGTCTGGTTCAGGCAGTACGCTTCTGGGCTGCCACTGTCTGCCTTTTTTGTGTAAATGTGGCCCTGGGGAGATGGAATTCCTGGTGTTCAGAGCTGGCTTCAGAAATGTTGCCTGTAAGTCATTCCTGTGGCATGTGTTAGTAAGGACACAAGGCATGGTCTGCTTTGGAAATCAGGGAGGTGAGGCAGCCTCACTAACAAAAAGTACCAAGCCATGTGGCATCTCCCTCCAGTCTTGTTTCCTGGGAACACCCAGCCTGGGTTCAGTTTGTGCCACCCTCTCTAAGCTCTGCCTGGGCTCTTCTGTTTAGCTTCATCACCGTCATGAAGGACTCGTCAGAATCTTCCCAAACTGTGCAGCAGTCTGACTCTGCAGATGATGGTGAGTGCCAGCCACAGCCACTCTGGCTGCTTGGTGAGGTTATTCAGTGGTGAGGAGTGGGATGGATCctggctggtgccagctgcacacCCAGGTAAGCATTTGCAGCAGAAGAATTTCTCTTGGTAACCCTGAAGGCTGTTCCTGGGAAGCTGTTATCTTTGTGCCCTAAGTCCTCCCAGACAATCCCAAATAATTACTGCCAAGCACTGTGGCAAGGCATTGACAACAGtgaggcttcccagggaagggCTGTTGGTTTGCTTTCACCTCTGGGTTACTTTGTGGCTAAAATCCTCCTTTGCCTCTTTCAGGCTTTcgcctcttctcctcttctgtccCCGGAGACTCTGGGGCATCACCACCTCGCCCCGCAGCAAGGAGacagccctccagctccaggtGAGTAGGCTCAGTTGCTCTGTTCCCCAGGCACTCCTGCACCCCacactgcagaggcagctgggactCTGGCAAGGGAGGCAGGTGAGAAGTGTGTGTTTGTGACTTCAACACTGACTGGGGCagattttgtgtttgtttctgttaGTGCTGGGGAACTAGAAATATTAGTATGAGTTCTTCCCTCCTAGTGTGTGTGAAGAATGCTTTGGCCTTCAGCCTGGGTAAATGCTAAGTGCAGGCTAACTCTGCAGGCCCAGGGCCTCTGGAGTGTTTCCCAGGTGTTCTCTCAGGTTATTCTGCTATCTGTGCTGAATCCAGGGCAAACATGTAACAGTGCTTCCTTTTGTTACCTTTCCAGTGACACAGACAGTGACCTAGAGTGGCAAAGGTACCAAGAGGCTGCTGTATCAGCCACAGACATTCTGAAGCAAAGTGCTTTTCCTGCACTGTCCCAGAATTCCAGACAGGATCACAGTCAGTGTGATGTGGAGCACAGccagaaaataaagaagaaaaagaagatcaaaggagaaaacaatgTTCAGGGGAAAATAATAGACCCAGCAGAGGGTGATCAGATCGGCAGAGGTTTGCCACAGCTAGTGTCTGGAAATGATCAGCCTGAGAGAGAGGACAGCAGATATGCAGAGAGCTCAGTACTGGCAGGTGgtgtgaagaagaaaaagaagaagaagaagaaaagagaatgaaGATTTCTCTTTGCAAAGTGCAGGCAATGGTGAGGGGTGAAGGAGACTGAAACACCCCTTAACAACCAGAGCTGCAGATGAGGGAAAATTAATTGGCAAAGCTGCTGTTCTGAAAGCTCAGTGGCCTGAAAGTCTGATGAAGTGACCTCCTGTGTTGTTGGCatccctgggggaagcagcattgttctcccagcacagcagctctctgcactgctgcttgtGTAGGCCCAATGTAAGAGGACTgaaccctgagcacagccttgcGTGGCAGAGGGATGTAATCAGAGCTacatctctcccagcctgttcctTCACACCATGAAACCAAACCTTGTATCCTGGAGAAAATATATGATGATTGGAATTTGGTTTACATGGCAACAGGTGATCAACTCCTTTATCTCTTTATCTTCTAGATGCCTACTAAGAATATCTCCAGCCTGTGGGAGACTCATTTACCAAAAGCATCCTGCCAGACAGCAGGGCTgccttgggttttttccctatgATCATCATAACAATCTGTTGTTGAAACCCCCCTGTTACTAATCTCTCTGTAATCTGCACCTCTCCAGGGCCTCTGAATATAAGCAGAGAGGGCAGTGAGCTTATTTCAGCACTGTTAGAAGTAGGCAGTGCTGTTCACTGCCTGTTGAAATTTCTTTTGTGTATGTTGAAATTTCTTTTCATATTTAGGTTTTTCAAGGCATTTGTTGTTATTAAATTCTGCTACACTACCAGCCTAACCTGGTAGGTTTTGTACCACGTTGGCTTTCTTGCTGTATTCAGATGGCTCCCCTGGCAGAAAGATGGCTGAAGATGGCTCTTGAGTTGCTTGGTGATCAGTGCTGGATTACTACAGGAAGGATTTAAGCCTGACTTAAAAGTTACTGTGTTTCAGTTGTGATTTCAGCTAACTGTGACTTTGCCCCTGTGAACTGCAGGGGTTTGGGAGGGTTCAGTGTGGCTCTTACCCTTTCATATTTCAGTTCCAGTATTTCAGGAAAGTGCCTGTTACTGGGTGTTGGAAGCATAAAGACTGGAACTGGAAACCATAACTTGCTGGTAAGCATCTAGGTCTGAGccagacactgctgctg harbors:
- the C25H12orf43 gene encoding protein CUSTOS; this translates as MAAPRGSSGSDTDSDSSGEAAARLREAAWDCAAQAAAVRTERRCGGSTKDRLQSAQPSLRREVNGHGDDGNELQTTPEFRAHVAKKLGAMLDSFITVMKDSSESSQTVQQSDSADDGFRLFSSSVPGDSGASPPRPAARRQPSSSSDTDSDLEWQRYQEAAVSATDILKQSAFPALSQNSRQDHSQCDVEHSQKIKKKKKIKGENNVQGKIIDPAEGDQIGRGLPQLVSGNDQPEREDSRYAESSVLAGGVKKKKKKKKKRE